The DNA window AGAAAAAAGCACTGTAATAGGAATAGGCTGCAGGCGCGGGACGGGCGCCAAGCAGATACAGGAGCTTATTGACAGGGAGCTTGAGCGCCTGGGTATTGACAGGCGCAGCATAAAAAAGCTTGCAAGCATAGACATAAAAAGCGACGAGCAGGGAATACTAAAGGCGGCTGAGCACTACGGCGCTCAGGCCTGCTTCATAGACAAGGAGCGTATTTTGGCCGTTGAAGGCGACTTTGCAGAGTCTGGCTTTGTGAGGGCTTCCGTTGGAGTGGGAGGAGTCTGCGAGCCCTGCGGCTTCATAGCTTCCGGTGGCGGAAGGATGCTCCTTGGCAAGACGACTGCCAACGGCGTGGCTATATCCGTATGGGAGGAAGTATAAACCGGTGTTTTCGGGGTATGTGTCTAGGCATGTACGATTTGCGTTATTGGGAGGAAGGATTATGAATGAAGGCAAGATATTTGTTGTAGGCATAGGCCCTGGGGGAAGAGAGCATATGACTGGCGCTGCCATAGAGGCCATAGGCAGGTCCGATGCCGTCATTGGCTACAAGACATACATAGAACTGATAGAGGACATGCTTTTGGACAAGGAAATCCTCGGCTACGGCATGAAGCGCGAGGTCGAAAGGTGCAGGGCTGCGCTTGAGCTTGCGGAAAAAGGCAGGACCGTAGCTCTTGTGAGCAGCGGGGACTGCGGAGTCTACGGCATGGCGGGAATAATGCTCGAAATTGCGGCTGAAAGCGGCTGCGAGAGCGACATAGAGATAGTGCCCGGAGTGCCGGCTGCGAACTCGGCGGCGGCATGCCTTGGGGCACCCCTTATGCACGATTACGCCACGATAAGCCTGAGCGACCTTCTTACGGACTGGAGCGCCATTGAAAAAAGGCTTGATTGCGCGGCGCAGGCCGATTTTGTAATATGCCTCTACAATCCAAGAAGCCATGGAAGAAGGGAGCACATAGAAAAGGCAAGAAACATTATAATGAAGCACAGGGCCGAAGGCACACCTGTAGGCATAGTCCGCAGCGCCATGAGGGAAGGTCAGTTTGCGACGGTAACGACGCTGGGAGAAATGCTAAGCCACGATATAGACATGCTGACGACGGTAATAATCGGCAACTCGAAAACGTATGCATCTGAGCTGGGAATCATAACCCCGAGAGGCTATAAGCGATGATTCTGCTGCTTGGAGGTACATGTGACTCGAGGGCGCTGGCAGAGCTGCTGGCTAAAAAGGGAGCAAGTGTCCTGCTGAGCGCAGCGACGGAGTACGGTGAATCGCTCGCAAGCGGAGTAACTGGAATCGAGACCAGGTCCGGCAGGCTGACTTCAATCGAGCTGGAGCTGCTTGCCCTGGAAAGAGGAATCAGGTGCATACTTGACGCCACGCACCCTTATGCGGCCCAGGCCTCGAAGAGCGCCATCGAATGCACAAGGCGCCTTGGGATAGCATATATAAGATATGAAAGGGCAAAGACGCAGTGCGGCGGATTCTCTGAAGCGCTCAGATTCGATTCCGCGGCTCAGGCGGCCGATTTTCTTTCGTGCAGTGAAGGCAACGTGCTCCTTACGACAGGAAGCAACACTCTCGAGGAATTCACAGCCAAAGTAGAGCCAGAGAGGCTTTATGCAAGAGTGCTGCCCACCAGCGGTGTCATAGGAAAGTGCGAGGCCCTCGGGATAAAGCCATCGAGGATAATCGGGATGCAGGGTCCGTTTTCAGAGAGCATGAACCGCGAGCTTATACGTTCGTACAATATTAGCTTCATTGTCACAAAGGACGCAGGAGCGGAAGGCGGCACAGCTGAAAAGCTCGGGGCCGCAAAGGCTGAAGGCATTAAGGCCGTTATTATAAACAGGCCGCAAATGGAATATGGCAGAATATGCAGTACAATCGAGTGTGCAGCGCAGGCGGCAATTGAGGCCATAGCCGCAATGTAAGGAGATAGGCATAGGCAGAGCAAGGCAATGCAGGACAGCATGGAGGGTTGAAATGGAAATAGGGGTTGTGGGCGTAAGCCATAAGACAGCTAATTCGGAAATAAGGGAAAAGGCCGCATTTACGCAGAGCTCAGCAAGAAAGGCAATGGAGAAGCTGGCCAGCTCACTTGGCGCGGAATTTGCAATAATATCAACTTGCAACAGGAGCGAGTTTTATTATGCGGCAAGCGAGTGGGAACAGGTAGAAAACGAAATAGAGAAGCTGTATATGGGCATGGCTGGAGAAGGCGGAATGCCTCGCGGCAGCATGTACAGGAAGAGAGGCACTGATGCGGCCGTGCATCTTATGAGCGTTGCAGCAGGACTCGACTCTATGGTGCTCGGCGAAGACCAGATACTATCACAGGTAAAGAGTGCTCACACCCTTGCGCTCGAGTGTAAAAGCAGCGGAAAAGCACTAAACAGGCTGTTCATGAACTCCATAAGCTGCGCCAGGCACATAAAGAGCACGCTCGGCATATCCACATATCCGCTCTCCGTGGCATACATAGGCGTGAAGCTCCTGGCAGAAAAAGCTGAGGGGCTCGCCGGCAAAAGAGCCCTGATCATAGGACTTGGCGAGACCGGCAGACTAAGCCTTGAGCATCTGCTTGCCGAAAAACCGCTCTCTGTCGAAGTGGTCGCAGGCAGAAAGGGCTTAAGCAAAAGTGAGACGGCTGACTGGCTATTGGAAAGGGGAATAAGGCCCGTTGCGTATGAGGACAGATACGAGGCCATTTCAAGGTGCGACGTGCTCATATGCGCAACTTCATCGCCGCATCACGTGGTGGAAGCAAATGAAATGGGGATAAGGCGAAGCAGACTCATTATAATGGACATGGCAATTCCAAGGGATGTGGACCCAAACGTCAAAGCCGCAGAGAATGTTGAGCTTTACGGCATAGATGACATATCCGAAATAGCAAGAGCAAACGAGGCATGCAGGGCGCAGCTTGCGGCAAAGGCGAGCGATATTGTAAATAAAAGAGCTAGGGAATACATGAGATGGCTCGCAGGAACTTGCGTAGATCCCGTGATAGGAGGCCTCAACAACAGATGCACGGCTATAAAGGAAGAAACACTGGGGTATATAGCCAGGAAGGTCGACCTTGATGAGCGGGAACTCAAGGTGGTTGAAAAGATGATATTGTCCTCGCTCAAAAAGCTCATAAAGGATCCGGTTCAAAAGCTCAAGGAGCTTGACGGAAATGAGGCGAGAAAATACGCCTGTATGCTGGATGACATTTTCGCTCTGGGATGCAGCAAGGGGGAGTGAGTCCATGTTTATGCCTATTATGATAAAGCTCGACGGAAGAGAGGCAGCTGTAATAGGGGCAGGAAAGGTTGCGTTGTCAAAGGCTGCGACGCTGTTAAGCTTTGGAGCCAAAGTGAAGGTGATAGCTCCGGAAATATCAAAGGGCTTTGAAAGCCTCGAAGGAAGCGTTGAGATAGTAAAGGAGCCGTACGACAAAAAGCATATTGCAGGCTGCTTCATGGTGATTGCGGCATCTTCGAGCGAGAAGGCAAACAAGCAGGCGATGCTGGACTGCAAGGATATGGGCATACTTTGCTGCAGGTCTGACAGGCAGGAGGGTTCGGACTTTATATTCCCTTCTGTGCTCAAAAGAGGCAGCCTTGTAATGTCCGTTTCCACGCAGGGCAAAAGTCCGGCGCTTTGCGGAGTCATCATGAGGGAGCTTGAGAAGGCCTACGGCGAGGAGTATGAGGAAAAACTGGAGCTGCTGTGGAAGCTCAGAGGCATGCTGGCGCTCTCTGAAAAAGATCAGGAGCAGAGGGCGAAAAGGCTGCGGGAAGCGGCAGCTATGGACAACTATGAAATTGCGAGGGTGATTGAGTCGTATGGATGCAAAAAAGATTAAGGTAGGCACAAGGGGAAGCGCCCTGGCCCTGGCGCAGACAGAGTGGGTCATAGCCAGGCTGAAGGAGAAGAGTCCTGAGGCGCAGTTCGAAATAGAGATAATAAAGACAAAAGGCGACAAGATACTCGACGTCGCCCTGGACAAGATAGGCGACAAGGGCCTTTTTGTAAAGGAGATAGAAAGAGAGCTCCTGAGCGGCGCAATAGACATGGCCGTGCACAGCATGAAGGACATGCCTTCGGAAACTCCAAGCGGCCTGATGATTTGCAAAACGCCTGTGCGCGAGGACCCAAGAGATGCGCTTGTGCTAAGAGAGGGAATAGGAAATCTAAGCGAGCTCCCGCCTGGCGCCGTAATCGGCACAGGAAGCAAGCGCAGGGAATGCCAGCTGCTCTCGATGAGGAGCGACATAAAGACGACGGGCATAAGGGGCAACATAGTAACAAGGCTAAAGAAGATGAGTGAGCAGGGCATGGACGGCATTATGCTGGCCGCAGCGGGACTCAAGAGGCTGGGTCTCGAAGGCAGAATAAGCCAGTACATGAGCCTTGACAGCTTCCTGCCGGCGCCTGCGCAGGGCGCGCTTGCCATACAGGTGAGAGCGGGTGATTCAATGCTCATTTCACTTGCCGAATCGATAAGCGACAATGAGACCTGCATTCAGACAATGGCCGAGAGGGCATTCCTTGAGGCTTCAGGCGGAGGCTGCCACATGCCCATAGGCGCGTACTGCAGCATAGACGGTGAAAGGCTGCGCCTTGATGGGCTTCTCGGAAGAGAGGACGGCAGCGCGGCGGTGCGCAGGAGCATCGAAGGCAAGGCAGGGGAAGAATCGGAGCTGGGCAGGAAGCTGGCGCAAATGATGCTAAAGGAGCTGAGCGGCAATGAAGGGTAAGGCATATCTTGTGGGCGCAGGCCCCGGAGACTACGGACTCATAACTATAAAGGGCATGGAGCTCATTAAAAAAGCCGACGTAATAATATACGATAGGCTCATAAACAGCGGCTATCTGCTCAGCGCCCGAAAGGGCTGCGAGCTCATATACGCGGGCAAGGGCCCTAAAAACCACGAGATGACGCAGGAGGAGATAAGCCGCCTCATAGCAGACAAGGCGCTCGAGGGCAAGCTCGTTGTAAGGCTAAAGGGCGGTGATCCCTACGTGTTCGGAAGGGGCGGAGAAGAGGCGCTCCAGCTTAGAGAAAGCGGAGTGGAATTCGAGGTCGTGCCCGGCATAACCTCCGCCGTGGCAGGGCTTGCGTACGCTGGAATACCTATTACGCACAGGGGCGTTGCCGACTCCTTCCACGTCATAACGGGCCACCTGGCCGCTGGCGAGAGGCGCGACTGGAGAGCGCTAGCCGAGCTCAAGGGAACGCTTGTATTCCTCATGGGCATGGAAAACCTGGGCCATATTGCCAAGGAGCTAATTCAAAACGGAAAATCTCCGGATACGCCTGCGGCCGTAATAAACTGGGCCACAACAGGCAGGCAAAAGGTTGCGGTTTCGACGCTTTCGGGAATCGAAGCGGAGGCAAGAGCGGCAGGGCTTGGCTCGCCCTCGCTCATAGCAGTCGGAGAAGTGGTTGAGCTGCGAAGCGAGCTGGCTTTCTTTGAAAAGCTCCCGCTGCACGGCAAAAGGGTCATAGTTACAAGATCGCGGGGACAGGCGAGCGCACTATCTGGGCGGCTAAGGGAAATGGGGGCTGAAACGGTTGAAATTCCGGCAATCGAGATAGTAAATGAGCCGTTTGGCGAAGCGCTGGAGAAGGCCATAAAGGATTTAAGAGGCTATACCCACATAGTCTTCACAAGCGTGAACGGAGTCGATATATTCTTTGAGAGCCTGTCTGCAGCTGGACTCGATTCAAGGAGCCTTTCTGGCATGACTGTGGCCGCGATAGGGCCGGCAACAGAGGCTGCGCTTAAGGATCGCGGGATAAGGGCCGACATAGTGCCGGCAGAATACACGGGCGAGAACGTGGCGGCAAGCCTTTTGCCCACGATAAGGAGGGACAGCAGGGTCCTTCTGCCAAGGGCCAAGGGGGCAAGGAGAGAGCTTGTGGAGCTGCTCTCAAGGGAGTGCCGCGTCGACGAGGTTGTAACGTACGAGGCTGCTATGCCAAAGCAGGAGAAGGACTCGGCGCAGGCCATTGCTGAGCTTGAAAAGGCTGACATTGTAACCTTCACAAGCAGTTCGACTGTAAGGAATTTCATAGGCCTCATAGGCGAAGAGGGAATTCCGATACTCAAAGAAAAACTCATAGTGTCGATAGGACCAATAACAAGCATGGAGCTTGAAAAATACGGGCTCAAGCCTAGTCTGCAGGCGGCGGAATACACGATAGACGGCCTGCTCGATGTCATGAAGAAAAACGCGGAGGTGGAGTAGATGTATCCAAGGACGAGAGGAAGAAGGCTAAGAGAAAGCGATGCGATAAGAAGCCTTGTTAGGGAAACGAGGCTCAGCCCCAGCGAGCTTGTATACCCGATATTCGTCATAGAAGGAGAGGGCGAAAAGCGGGAGATATCTTCAATGCCGGGAAACTACCATTTTTCTGCGGACATGCTCGCAGACGAGATAAGCGAACTAAGGGATCTGGGCATAAATGCTGTCCTGATTTTCGGCGTGCCGGGCATTAAGGACTCAATCGGAAGCGAGGCCTACAGGGACGCCGGCGTGGTGCAAAGGGCCGTCAGGAACATAAAGGCCCAGCACCCGGACATGCTTGTGATAACCGACGTATGCATGTGCCAGTACACCGACCACGGCCATTGCGGACTCCTCAGCGAGAACGGAAGGGTCGACAATGACCGGACTCTCGAATACCTTTCTAGAATAGCCTTAAGCCACGCCAGGGCCGGGGCGGACATGGTGGCTCCTTCGGACATGATGGACGGCAGAGTGGGCCACATCAGGGACCAGCTTGACGATAACGAATACAAGCATGTTGGAATAATGTCGTACGCGGTCAAGTACGCATCGGCGTTTTACGGTCCCTTCAGGGATGCCGCAGGCTCGGCGCCTTCCTTCGGCGATCGGAAGACCTACCAGATGGACCCGGCCAATACTGACGAGGCGCTGCGGGAGGCAAGAGCCGACATAGACGAGGGAGCCGACATAATAATAGTGAAGCCGGCCCTTGCATACCTTGACGTAGTAAGAAGGGTCAAGGACTCTACCGGCGCTGTAGTGGCGGCATACAACGTCAGTGGCGAGTACGCAATGCTGAAAGGCGCCGTGGAAAGCGGTATACTCGGGGAGGACGCCATAATGGAATCGCTGATATCGATAAAAAGGGCGGGAGCCGACATAATAATAACGTATTTTGCAAAGGAAATAGCCAGAAAGCTGAGGGGAAAGTAATGGAGCATGGAAGATCAAAAAAGATATACGAAGAGGCAAAAAAATATATTCCCGGCGGCGTAAACAGTCCGGTCAGAGCGTTCAAATCAGTAGGCCTGGATCCCGTATTCATAGAAAGCGGCAAGGGCAGCAGGGTGCTTGACGCCGACG is part of the Peptoclostridium acidaminophilum DSM 3953 genome and encodes:
- the cobK gene encoding precorrin-6A reductase translates to MILLLGGTCDSRALAELLAKKGASVLLSAATEYGESLASGVTGIETRSGRLTSIELELLALERGIRCILDATHPYAAQASKSAIECTRRLGIAYIRYERAKTQCGGFSEALRFDSAAQAADFLSCSEGNVLLTTGSNTLEEFTAKVEPERLYARVLPTSGVIGKCEALGIKPSRIIGMQGPFSESMNRELIRSYNISFIVTKDAGAEGGTAEKLGAAKAEGIKAVIINRPQMEYGRICSTIECAAQAAIEAIAAM
- the cobJ gene encoding precorrin-3B C(17)-methyltransferase, with protein sequence MNEGKIFVVGIGPGGREHMTGAAIEAIGRSDAVIGYKTYIELIEDMLLDKEILGYGMKREVERCRAALELAEKGRTVALVSSGDCGVYGMAGIMLEIAAESGCESDIEIVPGVPAANSAAACLGAPLMHDYATISLSDLLTDWSAIEKRLDCAAQADFVICLYNPRSHGRREHIEKARNIIMKHRAEGTPVGIVRSAMREGQFATVTTLGEMLSHDIDMLTTVIIGNSKTYASELGIITPRGYKR
- the hemA gene encoding glutamyl-tRNA reductase encodes the protein MEIGVVGVSHKTANSEIREKAAFTQSSARKAMEKLASSLGAEFAIISTCNRSEFYYAASEWEQVENEIEKLYMGMAGEGGMPRGSMYRKRGTDAAVHLMSVAAGLDSMVLGEDQILSQVKSAHTLALECKSSGKALNRLFMNSISCARHIKSTLGISTYPLSVAYIGVKLLAEKAEGLAGKRALIIGLGETGRLSLEHLLAEKPLSVEVVAGRKGLSKSETADWLLERGIRPVAYEDRYEAISRCDVLICATSSPHHVVEANEMGIRRSRLIIMDMAIPRDVDPNVKAAENVELYGIDDISEIARANEACRAQLAAKASDIVNKRAREYMRWLAGTCVDPVIGGLNNRCTAIKEETLGYIARKVDLDERELKVVEKMILSSLKKLIKDPVQKLKELDGNEARKYACMLDDIFALGCSKGE
- the hemB gene encoding porphobilinogen synthase; the protein is MYPRTRGRRLRESDAIRSLVRETRLSPSELVYPIFVIEGEGEKREISSMPGNYHFSADMLADEISELRDLGINAVLIFGVPGIKDSIGSEAYRDAGVVQRAVRNIKAQHPDMLVITDVCMCQYTDHGHCGLLSENGRVDNDRTLEYLSRIALSHARAGADMVAPSDMMDGRVGHIRDQLDDNEYKHVGIMSYAVKYASAFYGPFRDAAGSAPSFGDRKTYQMDPANTDEALREARADIDEGADIIIVKPALAYLDVVRRVKDSTGAVVAAYNVSGEYAMLKGAVESGILGEDAIMESLISIKRAGADIIITYFAKEIARKLRGK
- a CDS encoding precorrin-2 dehydrogenase/sirohydrochlorin ferrochelatase family protein, yielding MFMPIMIKLDGREAAVIGAGKVALSKAATLLSFGAKVKVIAPEISKGFESLEGSVEIVKEPYDKKHIAGCFMVIAASSSEKANKQAMLDCKDMGILCCRSDRQEGSDFIFPSVLKRGSLVMSVSTQGKSPALCGVIMRELEKAYGEEYEEKLELLWKLRGMLALSEKDQEQRAKRLREAAAMDNYEIARVIESYGCKKD
- the hemC gene encoding hydroxymethylbilane synthase yields the protein MDAKKIKVGTRGSALALAQTEWVIARLKEKSPEAQFEIEIIKTKGDKILDVALDKIGDKGLFVKEIERELLSGAIDMAVHSMKDMPSETPSGLMICKTPVREDPRDALVLREGIGNLSELPPGAVIGTGSKRRECQLLSMRSDIKTTGIRGNIVTRLKKMSEQGMDGIMLAAAGLKRLGLEGRISQYMSLDSFLPAPAQGALAIQVRAGDSMLISLAESISDNETCIQTMAERAFLEASGGGCHMPIGAYCSIDGERLRLDGLLGREDGSAAVRRSIEGKAGEESELGRKLAQMMLKELSGNEG
- the cobA gene encoding uroporphyrinogen-III C-methyltransferase yields the protein MKGKAYLVGAGPGDYGLITIKGMELIKKADVIIYDRLINSGYLLSARKGCELIYAGKGPKNHEMTQEEISRLIADKALEGKLVVRLKGGDPYVFGRGGEEALQLRESGVEFEVVPGITSAVAGLAYAGIPITHRGVADSFHVITGHLAAGERRDWRALAELKGTLVFLMGMENLGHIAKELIQNGKSPDTPAAVINWATTGRQKVAVSTLSGIEAEARAAGLGSPSLIAVGEVVELRSELAFFEKLPLHGKRVIVTRSRGQASALSGRLREMGAETVEIPAIEIVNEPFGEALEKAIKDLRGYTHIVFTSVNGVDIFFESLSAAGLDSRSLSGMTVAAIGPATEAALKDRGIRADIVPAEYTGENVAASLLPTIRRDSRVLLPRAKGARRELVELLSRECRVDEVVTYEAAMPKQEKDSAQAIAELEKADIVTFTSSSTVRNFIGLIGEEGIPILKEKLIVSIGPITSMELEKYGLKPSLQAAEYTIDGLLDVMKKNAEVE